A DNA window from Naumovozyma dairenensis CBS 421 chromosome 8, complete genome contains the following coding sequences:
- the CCM1 gene encoding Ccm1p (similar to Saccharomyces cerevisiae YGR150C; ancestral locus Anc_4.87), giving the protein MLTRARVLPRNGLKQLSFVGNTNNGTHRSLIIPTPTIKKTKRNRQRIRNVKIEDFDLDAIRNMEDPKELEYKLKQLREYTRRLYEDLKTSKKDVKEEFDYNSQVDVSKDAADIFHRLSQGSDATQINAHPGSEEDLSSLIRRTTLLEANQLLPPSISERIEDQDLIIRSLHNKSSQQWNPIIERLYQSGLIFEGISQKDMDMKFLRQIKGLTLENIERLDEMLLSNYQQDISKLSMTSYACLFENLGNLKPVSIQRPSTDPVISKFKALLKRIDESNLTREKPLKLNHHILNSCLNYTKKLKSINEINYFLTKFQNDYGIYPNKVNYTSIIQFYTQMNIPKKAWEIFATMKFLSKEHSPDIITYNKMLEVCLLEKDYSRALDLFHELTQAKITPTVTTLTKLIQIMAVCSGNSMTSDGKSESLRLLGWKYVPRIIESKRGEYMSKIFEVLGAMLSLAAYDGDVTLARALYFKYTTKKHQELRLKGGEGMSIQTLWKWALDPSILNHLLVVYSKFDAVKLPLLFNNTDGVKLRRNILNSVDYNGRSTDEINIPLLPVITLTTPEQVLAESKAIWSFCLEYGGTTNGLNDNIIREELITNGEWERLCKGPDSKELKSTLFSLISHWKTNLINTNVLNQKCLISYLTVPLRLGNKDEFLARFKLFTFQQKEFDDAISAVIDNQDNLITDDPIPDSSETNVVTSRKPADVDKHLDFLCSLRYKILATDPMYELEMKLATKLQDLELGIQVWKDRGIYRRTTHFNTLNKDERVRNDTEFAKLMIDFYVSQKMYIDAIGIIMASKRHIDWNYHMIKQLHQGLLQIEDKTNIKKLLEIVNKGSRIKLLEEEIDELTI; this is encoded by the coding sequence ATGCTAACTCGAGCCAGAGTTTTGCCTAGAAATGGCCTAAAACAGTTGTCGTTCGTGGGTAATACCAATAATGGTACTCATAGATCATTAATTATACCTACACCTACTATTAAAAAGACGAAACGAAATAGACAACGTATTAGAAATGTTAAgattgaagattttgatttgGATGCGATTAGAAACATGGAAGATCCCAAGGAGTTAGAGTATAAGTTGAAACAATTACGTGAATATACCAGGCGTCTGTATGAAGATTTGAAGACATCCAAAAAAGATGTCAAAGAGGAGTTCGATTATAATAGTCAAGTTGATGTCTCTAAGGATGCGGCCGATATTTTCCATAGACTGTCGCAAGGAAGCGATGCAACTCAAATTAATGCTCATCCTGGATCAGAAGAGGATCTTTCCTCGCTGATTCGAAGAACTACATTACTGGAGGCAAATCAATTATTACCGCCGTCTATCTCTGAAAGAATAGAGGACCAAGATCTTATCATCAGGTCATTGCACAATAAAAGTTCCCAGCAATGGAATCCAATAATAGAGAGGCTATATCAATCTGgtttaatatttgaagGTATCAGTCAAAAGGATATGGATATGAAATTTCTTCGACAGATTAAAGGATTGACcttagaaaatattgaaaggTTAGATGAAATGTTACTATCAAACTACCAACAAGATATTTCGAAACTATCCATGACGAGCTATGCCTGTCTATTTGAGAATTTAGGAAATTTGAAACCAGTCAGTATTCAAAGACCCTCCACCGACCCAGTCATAAGCAAATTCAAAGCTTTATTAAAGAGGATTGACGAATCAAACCTTACTCGAGAGAAACCATTGAAGTTAAACCATCATATATTAAACAGTTGCCTTAATTATactaaaaaattgaaaagtataaatgaaataaattatttccTTACAAAGTTTCAAAATGACTATGGGATATATCCTAACAAGGTGAACTATACCtcaataattcaattttatacTCAGATGAATATACCGAAAAAAGCTTGGGAAATCTTCGCAacaatgaaatttttatcCAAGGAGCATTCTCCTGATATTATCACGTACAATAAAATGCTTGAAGTATGCTTGTTAGAAAAAGATTATTCAAGAGCCTTGGATCTTTTCCATGAGTTAACTCAAGCTAAAATAACACCAACAGTCACGACATTAACAaaattaattcaaattatggCGGTGTGTAGCGGGAATTCCATGACAAGCGATGGCAAAAGTGAGTCATTAAGATTACTGGGTTGGAAATATGTCccaagaattattgaatctAAGCGGGGGGAGTATATGAGCAAGATTTTTGAAGTTTTAGGAGCAATGCTTTCTTTGGCGGCATATGATGGGGACGTAACATTGGCTCGTGCTTTATATTTCAAGTATACTACAAAGAAACATCAAGAACTTCGTTTGAAAGGTGGCGAAGGTATGTCCATACAAACTCTTTGGAAATGGGCATTAGACCCAAGCATCCTAAATCATTTACTGGTAGTGTATTCCAAGTTTGATGCTGTAAAATTACCTTTGcttttcaataatactGATGGAGTTAAACTGAGGCGAAACATACTAAACAGCGTTGATTATAATGGAAGATCAACTGATGAGATCAATATCCCACTCTTACCTGTAATTACATTAACAACTCCTGAGCAAGTCTTAGCAGAATCAAAAGCCATATGGAGCTTTTGTCTAGAATATGGTGGTACTACTAACGGTCTCAATGACAACATAATAAGAGAAGAACTTATTACGAATGGGGAATGGGAAAGATTATGTAAAGGTCCTGACTCTAAGGAACTAAAATCAACTCTATTCTCATTAATATCCCATTGGAAGacaaatttgataaatacGAATGTTTTGAATCAGAAATGTCTCATCTCTTATCTTACTGTACCATTACGATTGGGTAATAAGGATGAATTTCTTGCCAGGTTCAAATTATTCACTTTCCAACAGAAAGAATTCGATGATGCCATTTCGGCAGTGATCGACAATCAAGATAACCTAATAACTGATGACCCTATTCCGGATTCATCGGAGACTAACGTGGTTACTAGTAGGAAACCGGCAGATGTAGATAAGCACTTGGattttctttgttcttTAAGGTATAAAATTTTAGCTACTGATCCAATGTATGAATTAGAGATGAAATTGGCAACAAAACTCCAAGATCTTGAATTAGGAATACAAGTATGGAAAGATAGAGGTATATATAGAAGGACAACACATTTCAATACTttgaataaagatgaaagaGTTAGAAATGACACTGAATTTGCCAAATTAATGATTGATTTCTACGTTAGCCAAAAGATGTATATTGATGCGATAGGTATCATAATGGCATCCAAACGTCATATAGATTGGAATTATCATATGATTAAACAATTGCATCAAGGTTTACttcaaattgaagataaaacgaatattaagaaattattagaaatcGTCAATAAAGGCTCTAGAATAAAATTgttggaagaagaaatcgaTGAGTTAACCATATGA
- the RPL24B gene encoding 60S ribosomal protein eL24 (similar to Saccharomyces cerevisiae RPL24A (YGL031C) and RPL24B (YGR148C); ancestral locus Anc_4.84): MKVEIDSFSGAKIYPGRGTLFVRGDSKIFRFQNSKSASLFKQRKNPRRVAWTVLYRRHHKKGITEEVAKKRSRKTVKAQRPIVGASLDLIKERRSLKPEVKKASREEKKKADKEKKKADKAARKAEKAKLAASGGAKVSKQGAKGAFQKVAATSR; this comes from the coding sequence ATGAAGGTTGAAATTGATTCCTTTTCAGGTGCTAAGATCTACCCAGGCAGAGGTACTTTATTTGTCCGTGGTGACTCTAAGATCTTCAGATTCCAAAACTCTAAATCTGCTTCTTTGTTCAAGCAAAGAAAGAACCCAAGAAGAGTTGCTTGGACTGTTTTATACAGAAGACACCACAAGAAAGGTATCACTGAAGAAGTCGCCAAGAAGAGATCTAGAAAGACCGTCAAGGCTCAAAGACCAATCGTTGGTGCTTCTTTAGATTTgatcaaagaaagaagatcTTTGAAACCAGAAGTCAAAAAGGCTTctagagaagaaaagaagaaggctgacaaggaaaagaagaaggctGACAAGGCTGCCAGAAAGGCTGAAAAGGCTAAGTTGGCTGCTTCCGGTGGTGCCAAGGTCTCTAAGCAAGGTGCTAAGGGTGCTTTCCAAAAGGTTGCTGCTACTTCCCGTTAA
- the GPC1 gene encoding glycerophosphocholine acyltransferase (similar to Saccharomyces cerevisiae YGR149W; ancestral locus Anc_4.86): MLEVDLNIKEDSTVSLMNILEFLDPIASKVSTRYYQGHKRVLSRNDLREKIRNGNKKLSELTSKEKVEEWKLKVLERIKHLDKTLDSIFFKNSSTLEKAFYPFTLFNILSIGFIMGKFPEWFHVYYTLVLFFLMPIRFYTYYKIQSHYYLADLCYFVNFLCLLFIWQFPESTSLFQSCFAFTFGSLAWAVLTWRNSLVIHSIDKTTSCFIHIIPPTAMYVIFYGIKDSYREERFPGAMASKTSISMKSNIIWTSFYYLIWQILYHYFITFKKSSKIKSGQRMTSFEYLTTHQFKDFWAAKLPSPIPMIIYTILQYFYQLFTMLLCSIWIRYKKLALFFLMSIFLIAAHNGATYYIDYYGKTFKKEVDKLKIELELLQQELNDKNIQINYLNIELDKESSNSIITTGSTTSIAGSYTD, from the coding sequence ATGCTAGAGGTAGATCTTAATATTAAAGAGGATTCAACAGTTTCCTTAATGAacattttggaatttttgGATCCAATAGCTTCAAAAGTTTCAACCAGGTATTATCAAGGACATAAACGTGTACTATCGAGAAATGACCTAAGAGAAAAAATTCGTAACGGCAATAAGAAGCTAAGTGAGTTGacatcaaaagaaaaagtgGAAGAATGGAAGCTAAAAGTTCTTGAAAGAATAAAACATTTAGATAAGACTTTAGattctatatttttcaaaaacagCTCCACTCTAGAGAAAGCTTTTTATCCATTTACgcttttcaatattttatcCATCGGATTCATAATGGGGAAATTTCCAGAATGGTTTCATGTATACTATACTTTAGTGTTGTTTTTCCTTATGCCAATAAGGTTTTACACGTACTACAAGATCCAAAGTCATTACTATTTGGCTGATCTATGTTATTTTGTTAACTTTCTTTGTCTACTATTTATATGGCAATTCCCAGAATCTACAAGTCTTTTCCAATCATGTTTTGCCTTCACGTTTGGGTCGTTAGCTTGGGCAGTTTTGACATGGAGAAATAGTCTAGTCATACATTCAATAGATAAGACTACTTCATGTtttattcatattattCCTCCTACAGCAATGTATGTTATCTTTTATGGGATTAAAGACTCATATAGAGAAGAGAGATTTCCAGGTGCTATGGCTTCCAAGACTTCCATCAGTATGAAATCAAACATCATATGGACATCATTCTACTACTTAATATGGCAAATACTATACCATTATTTTATAACATTTAAAAAATCCTCCAAAATTAAATCCGGACAAAGAATGACCAGTTTTGAGTATTTAACTACTCAtcaatttaaagatttttgGGCGGCAAAATTACCTTCTCCAATCCCAATGATAATTTATACCATTCTACAATATTTTTACCAACTTTTCACAATGTTACTTTGTTCTATTTGGATTCGTTATAAAAAACTTGCCCTTTTCTTCCTAATGTCTATCTTCCTTATTGCTGCACATAATGGAGCCACTTATTATATAGATTATTATGGTAAAACATTCAAGAAGGAAgttgataaattgaaaattgagttggaattattacaacaagaattaaatgataaaaatatccaaataaattatttgaatattgaaCTCGATAAAGAAAGCAGTAATTCGATCATAACTACTGGCAGTACCACAAGTATCGCTGGTAGCTATACTGATTAA
- the RRN6 gene encoding Rrn6p (similar to Saccharomyces cerevisiae RRN6 (YBL014C); ancestral locus Anc_4.91), whose amino-acid sequence MNHIKLPYNRRNGAQLGIGIESPSLYLPETIKPPQKDLKSNSPWLKSQLHDIPATIPKLTSSLKPSIIELQDADMPDQSVITSSSRSDLDNDSTILTDDNHMFWESILASRRNWGPLSPRVTSDIQIYPSVISNIDLSYQIKEATPVSTHPFVPRDVISSSKRKDTKHERNKNSTGLLKTFDPIVGDLIDVGIIQTLNDIRKGVDGTEIIVYVCGNTSSTLCISRYTDDSSYLLPTYINLQSPIKNIKIGRLSKNMLRASDCIGILTENSFYVLKLHQLHDPESNLSYILYGPLTFNEFNDFTFADFAFNPWDIEEFALVDIKGNWIIGSIPKLNKHAATGKLFLKRHFSGTIFDIEEQSRWKKIEWSLSSSRILILNRSQMVEVDYRENWQLQIIEAKTWSRLRDYKRVDDTISVLLTSREIIIISTKDNDGDLKRELSWKHDLDPSDCTIRMFIQRRREPTVNLFSMFITSKRHNKVYVHVFSIDSDDKILQSYDESKLLNIPGLENGIDSIAFEYLGQDTYEGNATEPVQREYKMFIRNNDDLKVLVFLVNSSVLPDQEQEHISDSDLKLAEGSTVPDTYSDNLLSLFTELDNKLNDDKVPAYAVEEEGDIFQEYGYRLSDKMNQYLENAFAVTRESVLPFDLCLKVEDLTDVPGYIHDFSEFESLLDQFFQYYNDQDVTFTDIKGIFQLLLGENIANLDLVYNKLLQCWVLASEDAKYLTKEVLKNVIWASLRFSKRSNYDTYETEIYRTLDDSYRSVIDSWDNLSDLENEHEVNSSRSTLPLHSQPQFSFNSQSQIPTIKSSQTRSQRSSIRPKSNRVNKTKSSNGFSASQDPRQFSQMSSQLTNSISSTLPDTMTPAFTLMQPVSTLSAGSSGTPIGSQSRSSQRGKKKKKKVGGFG is encoded by the coding sequence ATGAACCATATAAAGCTTCCCTATAACCGACGAAACGGGGCCCAGTTGGGTATTGGAATTGAAAGTCCCAGCCTGTATTTACCAGAAACAATTAAACCTCCACAAAAAGACCTGAAGTCCAATAGTCCATGGCTTAAAAGTCAACTACATGATATACCTGCTACTATCCCTAAATTGACCTCATCACTAAAACCGTCAATCATTGAGTTACAGGATGCAGATATGCCAGACCAGTCCGTAATAACCAGTAGTTCTCGAAGTGATCTAGATAATGATAGCACCATTTTGACAGATGATAATCACATGTTTTGGGAGAGTATACTAGCATCCAGGCGTAATTGGGGGCCATTATCACCTAGAGTAACGAGtgatattcaaatatatccCTCAGTAATTTCCAATATAGACTTATCTTATCAGATCAAAGAGGCAACTCCTGTTTCTACTCATCCTTTTGTTCCTCGAGATGTTATTTCAAGTTCAAAGCGCAAAGATACAAAACACGAGCGTAATAAGAACTCTACTGGGCTTCTGAAAACATTCGATCCAATAGTTGGCGATTTAATTGATGTTGGTATAATTCAGACACTAAATGATATACGGAAAGGGGTAGATGGTACCGAAATAATTGTATATGTATGTGGCAATACCAGTTCAACCCTTTGCATATCTCGTTATACAGATGACAGTTCTTACCTTTTACCGACCTACATTAATTTACAATCtccaataaaaaatatcaaaattggTCGCCTATCTAAGAATATGCTTCGTGCTTCAGACTGTATAGGGATACTTACGGAAAACTCCTTTTATGTCTTGAAGCTGCACCAACTTCATGATCCAGAGTCAAATTTatcttatatattatacGGGCCTTTGacattcaatgaatttaatgattttacaTTTGCTGATTTTGCCTTTAATCCATGggatattgaagaatttgcTTTAGTAGATATCAAAGGAAATTGGATAATCGGATCTATACCGAAGCTTAATAAGCATGCTGCTACTGGgaaattatttttgaaaagacaTTTTTCAGGTACgatatttgatattgaGGAACAATCGAGATGGAAGAAAATTGAATGGTCTCTGAGCTCATCACGGATTCTAATTCTCAATAGATCGCAAATGGTTGAAGTTGATTATAGAGAGAATTGGCAATTACAAATAATAGAGGCCAAAACCTGGTCTCGATTACGTGATTATAAGAGAGTTGATGATACAATTAGCGTTTTGTTGACATCTAGAGagataattataatatctACTAAGGATAATGATGGAGATCTTAAAAGAGAGTTATCCTGGAAACATGATTTGGATCCGAGTGACTGTACTATTCGAATGTTTATTCAGCGGCGTAGAGAGCCTACCGTAAACTTATTTTCCATGTTTATAACTTCGAAAAGACACAATAAGGTATATGTACATGTGTTCTCCATTGATTCAGACGATAAAATTTTACAATCATATGATGAatccaaattattaaatattccTGGACTCGAAAATGGCATTGATTCTATTGCCTTTGAATATCTAGGACAAGATACGTATGAAGGTAATGCAACAGAGCCCGTACAACGAGAATATAAGATGTTTATAAGGAATAATGATGATCTAAAGGTATTAGTTTTTCTGGTGAATTCATCGGTGCTTCCAGATCAAGAGCAAGAACATATTTCAGACTCCGACTTAAAACTTGCTGAAGGAAGTACTGTACCTGATACATATTCTGATAACCTATTATCGTTGTTTACAGAATTAGATAACAAGctaaatgatgataaagtaCCTGCTTATGCTGTAGAAGAAGAGGGCgacatttttcaagaatatGGCTATCGGCTATCTGACAAGATGAACCAGTATCTGGAAAATGCATTCGCAGTTACCAGAGAGAGTGTATTACCGTTTGATTTATGCTTAAAAGTAGAGGATCTGACTGATGTTCCTGGTTATATACACGATTTTTCCGAATTCGAGTCTCTCTTggatcaattttttcaatattataatgaCCAAGACGTGACGTTTACAGACATTAAGGgaatctttcaattgttgCTTGGTGAAAATATCGCAAACTTGGATCttgtatataataaattactACAATGTTGGGTACTCGCTTCTGAAGATGCAAAATATTTAACAAAAGAGGTGTTGAAAAACGTTATATGGGCTTCTCTACGATTTTCAAAACGTTCTAATTATGATACTTACGAAACTGAAATTTATCGTACGTTAGATGACTCGTACAGGAGTGTCATTGATTCATGGGACAACCTTTCTGATCTCGAAAATGAACATGAGGTAAATAGTTCAAGATCGACTCTACCGTTGCACAGTCAACCACAATTCTCTTTCAATAGCCAATCTCAAATTCCGACTATCAAATCATCTCAAACGAGAAGTCAAAGAAGTAGTATACGACCAAAATCCAATAGAGttaataaaacaaaatcaagCAATGGCTTTTCAGCCTCTCAAGACCCTAGACAATTCTCTCAAATGTCATCTCAATTGACGAATTCTATATCAAGCACTTTACCAGACACGATGACGCCGGCTTTTACATTAATGCAGCCAGTATCTACTTTATCGGCGGGCTCGTCAGGGACTCCAATCGGTTCTCAAAGTAGAAGTTCACAAAGAGgcaagaagaaaaagaaaaaggtcGGTGGATTTGGCTAA
- the TRP5 gene encoding tryptophan synthase TRP5 (similar to Saccharomyces cerevisiae TRP5 (YGL026C); ancestral locus Anc_4.92) yields the protein MSEQLRQTFAQAKLENRNTLVTFMTAGYPTVDATIPILKGFQDGGVDVVEIGLPFSDPIADGPTIQVANTVALDNGVTMEKTLELVRKARAEGFTLPIILMGYYNPILNYGEEKFIKDAADAGANGFIIVDLPPEEAVKVRNFVASVGLSLVPLVAPSTTDDRLELLAKLADSFVYVVSRMGTTGAQTSVASNLDQLVNRVRKYTKDTPLAVGFGVATREHFKAVGSMADGVVIGSRIVSLCAQAKDGEHYNVAKNYVEEILNNVKHKILTKDEYIELKDRSIEAAKSHNEPVNTFHEEHKHPIRFGDFGGQYVPEALHACLRELEKGFDEAVADPTFWEEFRSLYSYIGRPSSLHRAERLTQHCGGAQIWLKREDLNHTGSHKINNALAQVLIAKRLGKSNVIAETGAGQHGVATATACAKFGLKCTVFMGAEDVRRQALNVFRMRILGAEVVSVTNGTQTLRDATSEAFRNWVTNLSTTYYVVGSAIGPHPYPTLVRTFQSVIGQETKEQFAALNNGKLPDAVVACVGGGSNSTGMFSPFEHDLSVKLFGVEAGGDGLDTDHHSATLTAGRPGVFHGVKTYVLQDNDGQVHDTHSVSAGLDYPGVGPELAFWKATGRAQFMAATDAEALEGFKLLSQLEGIIPALESSHAVYGACQLAKTMKPEEHLIINISGRGDKDVQSVAEVLPKLGPKIGWELRFQEDPSVGN from the coding sequence ATGTCCGAACAATTAAGACAAACTTTTGCTCAAgcaaaattggaaaatcGTAATACCTTAGTCACATTCATGACTGCAGGCTACCCAACCGTCGATGCCACAATTCCAATCCTCAAGGGGTTCCAAGATGGTGGTGTCGATGTCGTCGAAATAGGTTTGCCATTCTCTGATCCTATTGCAGATGGTCCAACTATTCAAGTTGCAAATACTGTCGCTTTGGACAATGGTGTCACTATGGAGAAAACTTTAGAATTAGTTAGAAAGGCAAGAGCTGAAGGGTTTACTCTACCTATCATCCTAATGGGTTACTATAATCCAATCTTAAATTACGGTGAAGAGAAGTTCATTAAAGATGCAGCGGATGCAGGTGCGAACGGGTTCATCATTGTTGATTTACCACCTGAAGAAGCTGTTAAAGTTAGAAACTTTGTTGCCAGTGTCGGATTAAGTTTGGTCCCATTGGTTGCTCCATCCACGACTGATGATAGATTAGAATTACTGGCTAAGTTGGCCGACTCCTTCGTTTATGTCGTCTCAAGAATGGGTACTACAGGTGCCCAAACTTCAGTCGCTTCCAATCTGGATCAATTAGTCAACAGAGTAAGAAAATACACAAAGGATACTCCATTGGCTGTCGGGTTCGGTGTTGCAACCAGAGAACATTTCAAAGCTGTCGGTTCCATGGCTGACGGTGTTGTCATCGGTTCTAGAATCGTTTCTCTTTGCGCTCAAGCCAAAGATGGAGAGCATTATAATGTTGCTAAGAACTATGTTGAAGAAATCCTAAATAATGTCAAACATAAGATCTTAACGAAGGATGAGtatattgaattgaaagatcGCTCTATTGAAGCTGCCAAGTCTCATAATGAACCAGTCAATACATTCCATGAAGAACATAAACATCCTATCAGATTCGGTGATTTTGGTGGTCAATACGTTCCAGAAGCTTTACACGCCTGTCTTAgagaattggaaaaaggTTTTGACGAGGCTGTTGCTGATCCAACATTCTGGGAAGAATTCAGGTCATTATATTCCTACATTGGTCGTCCATCTTCATTACACAGAGCTGAAAGACTAACACAACACTGTGGAGGGGCTCAAATCTGGTTGAAAAGAGAAGATTTAAACCATACAGGTTCCCATAAGATAAATAACGCTTTAGCTCAAGTCTTGATTGCTAAGAGATTAGGTAAAAGTAACGTGATTGCTGAGACTGGTGCTGGTCAACATGGTGTCGCCACGGCCACTGCTTGTGCCAAATTCGGTCTAAAATGTACAGTCTTCATGGGTGCTGAAGATGTCCGTCGTCAAGCTCTAAACGTTTTCAGAATGAGAATTCTTGGTGCTGAGGTTGTTTCCGTTACTAACGGTACCCAAACTTTGAGAGATGCCACTTCTGAAGCTTTCCGTAACTGGGTCACAAACTTAAGTACAACTTATTACGTTGTTGGTTCAGCTATCGGTCCTCATCCATACCCAACTTTAGTTCGTACTTTCCAAAGTGTTATTGGGCAAGAAACAAAGGAACAATTTGCCGCATTAAACAATGGTAAATTGCCAGATGCTGTTGTTGCTTGTGTCGGTGGTGGTTCAAACTCTACTGGTATGTTCTCGCCTTTCGAACATGATCTTTCCGTTAAATTATTCGGTGTAGAAGCTGGTGGTGATGGTCTTGATACTGATCATCATTCAGCAACATTGACTGCTGGTAGACCTGGTGTATTTCACGGTGTTAAGACATACGTGCTTCAGGATAACGATGGTCAAGTTCATGATACCCATTCTGTTTCCGCTGGGTTAGATTATCCAGGTGTCGGTCCAGAATTAGCTTTCTGGAAGGCTACTGGTCGTGCTCAATTTATGGCTGCTACAGATGCTGAAGCTTTAGAAGGTTTCAAACTATTATCTCAATTAGAAGGTATTATTCCAGCTTTAGAATCTTCTCACGCTGTCTACGGGGCTTGTCAATTAGCTAAAACTATGAAACCAGAGGAACATCtcattatcaatatctCTGGTAGAGGTGACAAAGATGTCCAGAGTGTTGCTGAGGTTTTACCTAAATTAGGTCCAAAGATTGGCTGGGAATTAAGATTCCAAGAAGATCCGTCAGTTGGCAATTAA
- the CGR1 gene encoding Cgr1p (similar to Saccharomyces cerevisiae CGR1 (YGL029W); ancestral locus Anc_4.88) has translation MSEEKIVLVNEVDASKTKGLTVSGRSWKVSKQPFRAKSRVVKNKKLTSWEIKEQKRLEDKQFKERMKALKDEKEEERKNKIEALKERREKQAEKERYERLAAKMHAKKVERMRRREKRNKALKER, from the coding sequence ATGtcagaagaaaaaattgtgCTTGTAAACGAAGTGGATGCTTCTAAAACTAAAGGTTTAACTGTAAGCGGAAGATCATGGAAGGTATCCAAACAACCATTTAGAGCCAAGAGTAGAGTGGTCAAGAATAAGAAACTAACATCATGGGaaataaaagaacaaaagaGGCTTGAAGATAAGCAGTTCAAAGAAAGGATGAAGGCACTAAAggatgaaaaagaagaagagcGTAAGAATAAGATTGAGGcattgaaagaaagaaggGAAAAACAAGCTGAAAAGGAACGTTATGAAAGATTAGCTGCTAAGATGCATGCCAAGAAGGTTGAAAGAAtgagaagaagagaaaagagaaataaGGCTCTGAAGGAACGTTAG